One segment of Niveibacterium microcysteis DNA contains the following:
- a CDS encoding Crp/Fnr family transcriptional regulator, with translation METTHSPLQNHLLSALPDDQMARIAPALELVAMPLGDVLYEPGIPMRNVFFPTTSIVSLLYVMEDGASAEIAVVGNEGIVGVSLFMGGETTPSRAVVQSAGHAYRMKGPVLKDEFERADTLQRLLLRYTQALLTQMAQTAVCNRHHSLDQQLCRWLLLSLDRLPSNKLVMTQELIANMLGVRREGVTEAAGNLQKAGLIEYHRGHITVINRAGLEARSCECYAVVKRECDRLLPDTPV, from the coding sequence ATGGAAACGACCCATTCCCCGCTGCAAAACCATCTGCTTTCCGCCCTGCCGGATGATCAGATGGCGCGTATTGCACCCGCACTTGAACTGGTGGCGATGCCGCTCGGTGACGTGTTATACGAACCCGGCATTCCGATGCGCAATGTGTTCTTCCCGACCACATCGATTGTTTCGCTGCTCTATGTAATGGAAGACGGCGCCTCGGCCGAGATTGCCGTGGTCGGCAACGAAGGCATCGTCGGCGTATCACTCTTCATGGGCGGGGAAACGACGCCGAGCCGCGCCGTGGTGCAGAGCGCAGGCCATGCGTATCGGATGAAGGGGCCCGTTTTGAAGGACGAATTCGAACGTGCCGATACCCTGCAACGCCTCTTGTTGCGCTACACGCAGGCCTTGCTCACGCAGATGGCGCAGACCGCAGTGTGCAACCGCCATCACTCGCTCGATCAGCAGCTCTGCCGTTGGCTCCTGCTGAGCCTCGACCGCTTGCCGAGCAACAAACTGGTCATGACCCAGGAGTTGATCGCGAACATGCTTGGGGTGCGGCGCGAAGGGGTGACCGAAGCGGCCGGAAACTTGCAAAAGGCGGGGCTGATCGAGTACCACCGTGGGCATATCACGGTGATCAACCGGGCTGGCCTAGAGGCGCGTTCCTGCGAGTGCTATGCGGTGGTGAAGCGGGAGTGTGATCGTCTTCTGCCAGATACGCCGGTTTGA
- a CDS encoding Crp/Fnr family transcriptional regulator, with product MTSCVEVDLVFADVVAEPGSAIRRVLFPVRSIISLTTAIGPHSGLEVGLIGDEGMLGATLLMGVDAAPLHALVQGQGTALSMSRESFLSAAAVGSALHRVLFRYMYVLMQQLAQTAACNRFHVVEARLARWLLMTHDRTHADGLHVTQEFLAWMLGVRRVGVTKAAGALQKRKLIHYARGEITVLDRVGLEAAACTCYAADCATYAAGMH from the coding sequence ATGACATCCTGCGTGGAGGTAGACCTTGTTTTCGCCGATGTCGTTGCGGAGCCGGGTAGCGCGATCCGCCGGGTCCTGTTTCCGGTGCGAAGCATCATTTCGCTGACCACGGCGATCGGGCCGCATTCCGGGTTGGAAGTGGGGCTGATCGGTGACGAGGGCATGCTTGGCGCTACATTGCTGATGGGTGTCGATGCCGCGCCATTGCACGCATTGGTGCAAGGGCAGGGAACCGCGTTGTCGATGAGCCGAGAGAGCTTCCTGAGCGCCGCTGCAGTCGGCAGTGCGCTGCACCGGGTGCTCTTCCGCTACATGTATGTGCTGATGCAGCAGCTGGCGCAAACGGCTGCGTGTAACCGATTCCATGTGGTCGAGGCTCGGCTCGCGCGCTGGCTGTTGATGACCCACGACCGCACGCATGCCGACGGCCTTCATGTCACACAGGAATTCCTCGCCTGGATGCTTGGCGTGCGGCGGGTCGGCGTAACGAAGGCTGCCGGCGCCCTGCAAAAGCGCAAACTGATCCACTACGCGCGGGGTGAGATCACGGTTCTTGACCGGGTTGGGCTGGAAGCCGCGGCGTGCACTTGCTACGCAGCGGACTGCGCAACCTACGCCGCCGGCATGCACTAG
- the mgtA gene encoding magnesium-translocating P-type ATPase — protein MAADTKPWWLDAAEQDAAAAASAALGLTASEAKSRLDAAGPNEFRTHDQKSPLRQFVARFGNPLVLILLIAGGVSALSGEVTNFIIITLIVLMSITLDFVQEYRANAAADKLRQSVAVRASVVRDGVAVALPIADIVPGDVAMLAAGDLIPADGLLIAAKDFFVKQALLTGEAYPVEKHAGRLPDTATDMQDAANAVFMGTSAISGSASMRVVKTGLATAIGEIADTISRPATPSSFEVGTRRFGMLIMRLTVLMVMFVLLVNALQHRPWLESFLFAVALAVGLTPELLPMVVSVTLARGAARMARAKMIVKRLSAIQDLGSMDVLCTDKTGTLTEAKIRMVRHVDAQGTSSERVLHLAWLNSFFESGLKTPLDEAILDSAGQAVGAWQKIDEVPFDFERRCVSVLIDDGQTRWLVVKGAPDEIMRLCTHVEMGEDAHQMPFDAAAATTARASCHALEDDGFRVLGIAWREVGRDHPHAVVGDETGLVLAGFGAFLDPPKASAAEALEALRKDGIAIKIVTGDSDRVTRHVCGELGIPVSGVVSGAEIATLDDQALRIRVEQSNLFCRVNPAQKNRVIEALRARGHVVGYLGDGINDAPSLHSADVGLSVESAVDVAKEAADMILLEQDLHVLHAGVVEGRRTFGNIMKYIMMGTSSNFGNMFSMAGASLFLPFLPMLPTQILLNNILYDISEVAIPLDEVDAVDLAAPRVLDLSFIRNFMLVIGPISSLFDFLTFYVMLKVLNADAALFQTGWFVESLCTQVLVIFIIRTRGNPLRSRASGVLTATSLAVVALSLVLPYTPLASHFGFVPPPLRFYLILGAMVAVYLVAVELAKRAFYHFSSHRSGLLPAATGG, from the coding sequence ATGGCCGCGGATACGAAGCCATGGTGGCTCGATGCTGCCGAGCAGGACGCCGCCGCTGCGGCTTCTGCTGCGCTTGGTCTGACCGCATCCGAGGCCAAGAGTCGGCTTGATGCCGCAGGGCCAAACGAGTTTCGAACGCACGACCAGAAGTCACCTTTGAGGCAGTTCGTCGCCCGATTCGGCAATCCGCTGGTGCTGATCCTGCTGATCGCAGGGGGCGTGTCGGCCCTCTCGGGTGAGGTGACGAACTTCATCATCATCACCTTGATCGTGTTGATGAGCATCACGCTCGATTTTGTTCAGGAGTACCGCGCCAACGCCGCGGCGGACAAGCTGCGGCAGTCGGTTGCCGTGCGCGCATCGGTGGTGCGCGACGGCGTGGCGGTAGCGCTGCCGATTGCGGATATCGTGCCCGGCGACGTAGCCATGCTCGCAGCGGGTGACCTGATCCCGGCCGATGGGTTGCTGATCGCGGCGAAGGATTTCTTCGTCAAACAGGCGCTGCTGACCGGCGAGGCGTACCCGGTCGAGAAACATGCAGGCCGTTTGCCGGATACCGCAACCGACATGCAGGACGCCGCCAACGCGGTGTTCATGGGTACCTCGGCCATCAGCGGCAGTGCCAGCATGCGCGTGGTGAAGACGGGGCTGGCGACGGCGATCGGCGAGATCGCCGACACCATCTCGCGCCCGGCAACGCCCAGTTCGTTCGAGGTGGGCACGCGGCGCTTCGGCATGTTGATCATGCGCCTGACTGTGCTGATGGTGATGTTCGTGCTGCTGGTGAATGCCTTGCAGCACCGCCCCTGGCTCGAATCATTCCTGTTCGCCGTGGCGCTCGCCGTTGGCCTCACGCCTGAGCTACTGCCGATGGTGGTGTCGGTGACCCTTGCACGCGGCGCGGCACGCATGGCGCGGGCCAAGATGATCGTGAAGCGCCTCTCTGCGATCCAGGATCTCGGTTCGATGGACGTGCTGTGTACCGACAAGACCGGCACGCTGACCGAGGCGAAGATCCGCATGGTGCGCCATGTGGATGCACAGGGCACATCGAGCGAGCGGGTATTGCACCTGGCCTGGCTCAACAGTTTCTTCGAGAGCGGACTCAAGACGCCGCTCGACGAGGCGATTCTCGACTCCGCCGGGCAGGCCGTCGGCGCCTGGCAGAAGATCGACGAAGTGCCGTTCGACTTCGAGCGCCGCTGCGTGTCGGTGCTGATCGACGATGGGCAAACGCGCTGGCTGGTCGTCAAGGGCGCGCCGGACGAAATCATGCGCCTCTGCACCCATGTCGAGATGGGCGAGGACGCACATCAGATGCCGTTTGACGCCGCGGCCGCAACGACCGCCAGGGCCAGTTGCCACGCACTCGAAGACGACGGCTTTCGCGTGCTGGGCATTGCCTGGCGCGAAGTGGGGCGCGATCACCCGCATGCCGTGGTGGGCGACGAAACGGGCCTGGTGCTGGCCGGCTTCGGCGCCTTCCTCGATCCGCCCAAGGCCAGTGCGGCTGAAGCGCTGGAGGCCCTGCGCAAGGATGGCATCGCGATCAAGATCGTCACTGGGGATAGCGACCGCGTGACCCGGCATGTGTGCGGTGAGCTCGGTATTCCGGTGTCGGGTGTTGTCAGCGGCGCCGAGATCGCCACGCTTGATGACCAGGCGCTGCGCATCCGCGTTGAGCAGAGCAACCTGTTCTGCCGCGTGAATCCGGCGCAGAAGAACCGCGTGATCGAAGCGCTGCGCGCACGCGGCCATGTGGTCGGCTACCTGGGCGACGGCATCAACGACGCGCCGTCGCTGCATTCCGCCGACGTGGGCCTGTCGGTTGAATCGGCGGTGGACGTGGCCAAGGAGGCTGCGGACATGATCCTGCTGGAGCAAGACCTGCATGTGCTGCACGCCGGCGTGGTGGAGGGGCGTCGCACCTTCGGCAACATCATGAAGTACATCATGATGGGCACCAGCTCGAACTTCGGGAACATGTTCAGCATGGCGGGCGCATCGCTTTTCCTGCCCTTCCTGCCGATGTTGCCGACGCAGATCCTGCTCAACAACATCCTCTACGACATCTCAGAAGTGGCGATCCCGCTCGACGAAGTCGATGCGGTGGATCTTGCCGCGCCGCGGGTGCTCGATCTTTCCTTCATCCGCAACTTCATGTTGGTGATCGGGCCGATCAGTTCCTTGTTCGACTTCCTCACGTTCTACGTGATGCTCAAGGTGCTCAACGCCGACGCCGCACTGTTCCAGACCGGCTGGTTCGTCGAGTCGCTGTGCACCCAGGTGCTGGTGATCTTCATCATCCGCACCCGCGGCAACCCGCTGCGTAGCCGCGCAAGCGGGGTGCTCACGGCAACCTCGCTGGCCGTGGTGGCGCTGTCCTTGGTGCTGCCCTACACGCCGCTCGCCAGCCACTTTGGTTTTGTGCCGCCGCCGCTGCGGTTCTACCTGATCCTTGGCGCCATGGTCGCGGTCTATCTGGTCGCGGTGGAGCTTGCCAAGCGCGCCTTCTACCACTTTTCAAGTCACCGCAGCGGGCTGTTGCCCGCGGCTACAGGGGGCTGA
- the fumC gene encoding class II fumarate hydratase produces the protein MTELDTRIERDSHGEVAVPATALWGAQTQRALAHFSISTERMAPELILALALVKRCAAEVNAELGLLDADTAHAIVAACDEVLAGDHTDAFPLAVWQSGSGTQTNMNMNEVLANRATALLADTPAAPRRVHPNDHVNLGQSTNDIFPTALHVAAVAAIESGLLPALRELRCTLAGKAEAFAGLVKIGRTHLQDAVPLTLGQEVSGWGAQLDHAIEGIANCLAPLRALAVGGTAVGTGLNTHAEFGARVAQRLAKLSGTAYHCAPNRFAALASHDPLLSAHGALRTLAAALMKIANDVRWLASGPRCGLGELQLPENEPGSSIMPGKVNPTQCEAMAMVCCQVFGNDVALGFGGASGNFELNAFKPLIAHNFLQSARLLADAVRSFDRHCAQGLAARPTRIAEHLEHSLMLATALSPHIGYDHAAEIARTAFVRGTTLRAAAIASGYVSPSDFDDWVRPERMI, from the coding sequence ATGACCGAGCTGGATACCCGTATCGAACGCGACTCGCACGGCGAAGTGGCGGTGCCTGCAACAGCCCTCTGGGGCGCCCAGACCCAGCGCGCGCTGGCGCATTTCAGCATTTCGACCGAGCGCATGGCGCCCGAGCTGATCCTCGCACTGGCCCTCGTAAAACGCTGCGCGGCGGAGGTGAATGCAGAGCTTGGTCTGCTCGATGCGGACACCGCCCACGCCATCGTCGCGGCCTGTGACGAGGTGCTGGCGGGCGACCATACCGACGCCTTCCCGCTTGCAGTGTGGCAAAGCGGATCGGGCACCCAGACCAACATGAACATGAACGAAGTGCTGGCCAACCGCGCCACCGCCCTGTTGGCCGACACACCCGCGGCGCCACGGCGCGTGCATCCGAACGACCACGTAAACCTTGGCCAATCGACCAACGATATCTTCCCGACTGCACTGCATGTCGCCGCCGTAGCGGCCATCGAATCCGGCTTGCTGCCTGCCTTGCGCGAGCTGCGTTGCACGCTCGCCGGCAAGGCCGAAGCGTTTGCCGGGCTGGTGAAGATCGGGCGCACGCATCTGCAGGATGCGGTGCCGCTGACGCTGGGGCAGGAGGTGTCGGGCTGGGGTGCGCAGCTCGACCATGCGATCGAGGGCATCGCGAACTGTTTGGCGCCGTTGCGCGCCTTGGCGGTGGGCGGCACGGCCGTGGGTACGGGCCTCAACACGCACGCCGAATTTGGCGCTCGCGTTGCGCAGCGCTTGGCGAAACTGAGCGGCACCGCCTACCACTGCGCGCCGAATCGCTTCGCCGCGCTGGCATCACATGATCCGCTGCTGAGTGCCCACGGCGCCTTGCGGACGTTGGCGGCAGCGCTGATGAAGATCGCCAACGACGTGCGTTGGCTCGCGTCCGGCCCGCGCTGCGGGCTTGGCGAACTCCAGTTGCCCGAGAATGAGCCCGGCAGCTCGATCATGCCGGGCAAGGTGAACCCGACGCAGTGCGAAGCGATGGCGATGGTGTGCTGCCAGGTGTTTGGCAACGACGTTGCGCTGGGGTTTGGCGGGGCATCGGGGAACTTCGAGCTCAATGCATTCAAGCCGCTGATCGCGCATAACTTCTTGCAAAGTGCGCGCCTGCTGGCGGACGCGGTGCGCAGCTTCGACCGCCACTGCGCACAAGGCCTCGCTGCGCGCCCGACGCGCATCGCTGAACACCTTGAGCACTCGCTCATGCTGGCCACCGCGCTGAGCCCCCACATCGGCTACGACCACGCCGCGGAAATCGCCCGCACGGCATTCGTGCGCGGTACCACGCTGCGCGCCGCTGCCATTGCGTCGGGCTATGTCAGCCCATCGGATTTCGACGACTGGGTGCGGCCGGAACGGATGATCTGA
- a CDS encoding oleate hydratase, with protein sequence MLQKAAPHYRSLAHTGSGSTLDVRWPAESGRSLFGSAQTSSVVRQQAGASLDHVNADPCLALHRPVCLTQEHPMSGDTSSDRFTADSGLRAGPAEHAGAQFYLVGAGIASLAAAAFLIRDGGVQGQQITLFEESEQLGGALDAGGSPQEGYVARGGRMFERHYVCTFDLFASIPTLDDSKTVTQEILDWNETMKTSSNARLIRRAERETAPLFGLSERHILTIERLAVEPESMLGRSRIDEQFHASFFKTNFWIMWSTTFAFQPWHSAVEFKRYLVRFVHMVAGFNQLHGILRTVYNQYDSMVRPVLKWLSRRGVSFVRGTRVVDLDINTATSEQHVERIHYLRDGVAGEISVRPEDRVLVTLGSMTEASSLGAMDLAPPILGKNDGGAWALWAKLATRRGDFGHPATFADHVDQSRWVSFTTTLYAPDFLRSLIELTGNLPGEGGLITFPDSAWMLSIVVPHQPHFIGQPDDVAVFWGYGLTVGEPGNFVSQPMAACSGREIMTELLGHLGMEADAWKILESALCVPCMMPFITSQFLPREPGDRPDIVPAGARNFAFIGQFCEQPDDVVFTVEYSIRSAQTAVYRLLALEQDPPPVYQGKFDPKVLYNAYRALHDHAA encoded by the coding sequence ATGTTGCAGAAAGCCGCGCCGCATTACCGTTCGCTCGCGCACACAGGCAGTGGCAGCACTCTAGACGTGCGGTGGCCGGCTGAGTCCGGCCGGTCTTTGTTCGGCAGCGCACAGACGTCGTCCGTTGTTCGACAGCAGGCTGGCGCAAGCCTTGATCACGTCAACGCCGATCCGTGCCTTGCCCTCCACCGCCCCGTGTGTCTGACTCAGGAGCACCCCATGTCAGGTGATACCAGCAGCGATCGTTTCACCGCCGATTCCGGGCTGCGCGCGGGCCCTGCAGAGCATGCTGGCGCGCAGTTCTATCTCGTAGGCGCCGGTATTGCGTCGCTCGCAGCCGCGGCGTTCCTGATTCGCGATGGCGGTGTTCAGGGGCAGCAGATCACGCTGTTCGAGGAGAGCGAGCAACTCGGCGGTGCGCTGGACGCTGGCGGGTCCCCGCAGGAAGGCTATGTGGCACGTGGGGGGCGCATGTTTGAGCGCCACTACGTCTGCACATTCGACTTGTTTGCTTCGATCCCTACGCTGGATGACAGCAAGACGGTGACGCAGGAGATTCTCGACTGGAACGAAACGATGAAGACCTCGTCGAACGCGCGCCTGATACGGCGTGCGGAGCGCGAGACCGCGCCGCTTTTCGGCCTCAGCGAACGCCATATCCTCACGATCGAACGCCTCGCGGTGGAACCCGAGTCGATGCTCGGGCGAAGCCGGATCGATGAGCAGTTTCACGCCAGCTTCTTCAAGACCAACTTCTGGATCATGTGGTCCACCACGTTTGCGTTTCAGCCGTGGCACAGCGCGGTCGAGTTCAAACGCTACCTTGTGCGATTCGTACATATGGTGGCCGGGTTCAACCAGCTGCATGGCATTTTGCGAACGGTCTACAACCAATACGATTCAATGGTGCGCCCAGTGCTCAAATGGCTCAGCCGACGTGGCGTCAGCTTCGTTCGCGGAACTCGGGTGGTAGACCTCGACATCAACACCGCCACGAGCGAGCAGCACGTAGAACGTATCCACTACCTGCGCGATGGTGTGGCGGGCGAAATCAGCGTGCGTCCCGAGGATCGTGTCCTGGTCACGCTTGGTTCAATGACCGAGGCCTCAAGCCTCGGCGCGATGGATCTGGCGCCGCCGATCCTGGGCAAGAACGATGGTGGCGCCTGGGCGCTGTGGGCGAAGCTTGCCACCCGCCGCGGCGATTTCGGGCACCCCGCAACCTTCGCTGACCATGTCGACCAATCGCGTTGGGTGTCGTTTACCACCACGCTGTATGCGCCGGACTTCCTGCGCTCACTTATCGAGCTGACTGGCAACCTACCCGGCGAAGGGGGACTGATTACCTTCCCGGACTCCGCGTGGATGCTGTCGATCGTGGTGCCCCATCAGCCGCATTTCATCGGTCAGCCGGACGATGTGGCGGTGTTCTGGGGCTACGGGCTGACGGTTGGTGAGCCCGGCAATTTCGTGTCGCAACCCATGGCAGCCTGCAGCGGCCGCGAGATCATGACCGAGCTGTTGGGTCACCTCGGGATGGAGGCGGACGCCTGGAAGATACTTGAGAGCGCGCTATGCGTTCCTTGCATGATGCCGTTCATCACCAGCCAGTTTCTTCCCCGAGAGCCTGGCGACCGTCCCGACATCGTGCCGGCTGGCGCGCGCAACTTTGCCTTCATCGGCCAATTTTGCGAACAGCCTGACGATGTGGTGTTCACCGTCGAGTATTCGATTCGCTCCGCGCAAACCGCGGTGTACCGGCTTCTTGCGCTTGAGCAGGATCCGCCTCCGGTCTATCAAGGCAAGTTCGATCCGAAGGTGCTCTACAACGCCTACCGTGCCCTGCATGACCACGCAGCGTGA
- a CDS encoding OmpA family protein yields MNSTNTSVRIAPAILLLGCAVSCGVLAQTAAYTDTVGYNPSWYLAPSMNGFDPDSDFGTDHRGVGAGVRLGKPLSPAWDIQFGTTYSRSHEGDTQYRQNTLGADALYLFSRSNFRPFVMLGTGFEFDKVNSPTLHAGHTSPYIDAGLGFQYLYNAQWGLQADLRRQHAWLHQDDFGFGHADTNIATVALLYVFDRPASPAPAPRTAPAPVAAVTPPPAAPPAPAPRFERYTLSSTELFNFDSAELRQPQPKLDEIAMVLNNNPQVEKVVITGYTDRIGSDRYNQRLSERRASAVKDYLVSKGLAADRLNAVGRGESNPVVNCTETKRAALIVCLEPNRRVEVDEFAVQRRAP; encoded by the coding sequence ATGAACTCGACAAACACATCAGTGCGGATCGCACCTGCGATCCTGTTGCTCGGCTGCGCCGTCTCCTGCGGAGTCCTCGCGCAAACGGCCGCCTACACCGATACGGTTGGCTACAACCCATCGTGGTACCTCGCACCCAGCATGAATGGGTTCGACCCGGATAGCGACTTCGGCACCGACCACCGTGGCGTTGGCGCCGGTGTGCGACTTGGTAAACCGCTCTCGCCTGCCTGGGACATCCAGTTCGGCACAACGTACTCGCGCTCGCACGAGGGCGACACTCAGTATCGTCAGAACACATTGGGTGCGGACGCGCTCTACCTGTTCTCGCGTTCGAATTTCAGGCCCTTCGTGATGCTCGGAACCGGGTTTGAATTCGACAAGGTCAACTCCCCCACCTTGCACGCAGGCCATACGTCGCCCTACATCGATGCGGGTCTTGGCTTCCAGTATCTCTACAACGCCCAGTGGGGGCTGCAAGCCGATTTGCGCCGCCAGCATGCCTGGTTGCACCAGGATGACTTCGGCTTTGGCCACGCCGACACCAACATCGCAACCGTCGCGCTGCTGTATGTGTTTGATCGCCCGGCCAGCCCCGCCCCCGCGCCGCGGACTGCGCCGGCACCGGTCGCGGCGGTCACGCCACCACCGGCAGCGCCGCCGGCCCCGGCCCCACGCTTCGAGCGCTACACCTTGTCGTCGACCGAGTTGTTCAACTTCGACAGTGCGGAGCTTCGCCAACCGCAGCCCAAACTGGACGAAATCGCGATGGTGCTGAACAACAACCCGCAGGTGGAGAAGGTCGTGATCACGGGCTACACCGACCGAATCGGCAGCGATCGCTATAACCAGCGGCTCTCCGAGCGCCGCGCCAGTGCGGTGAAGGACTACCTTGTCTCCAAGGGTCTGGCAGCGGACCGACTCAATGCAGTCGGCCGGGGCGAAAGCAACCCCGTCGTGAACTGCACCGAGACCAAGCGCGCAGCATTGATCGTGTGCCTGGAACCCAACCGCCGGGTTGAGGTTGATGAGTTCGCCGTACAGCGCCGCGCCCCGTAA
- a CDS encoding DUF1003 domain-containing protein, whose protein sequence is MRSVAGVPPKIAESPAGGAESSERDQISQNIAAVLEFYTREEENISLSQRALERFGRFVGQPIFLAVILTFVLLWACLNSMLSALNVVQFDPAPYIYLQGIVGLTALLTATVVLTKQNRLEKLAAQRAHLDLKVTLLTEQKAAKLIDLIEELRRDLPNVRDRHDPDAAALQKSMNPERVLAALDEHSDPANRP, encoded by the coding sequence ATGAGGTCCGTCGCCGGCGTCCCGCCGAAGATCGCGGAGTCTCCCGCTGGCGGAGCGGAGTCGTCTGAACGTGACCAGATCAGCCAGAACATCGCTGCGGTACTTGAGTTCTACACACGTGAGGAAGAGAACATCAGCCTCTCCCAGCGCGCCCTTGAGCGTTTCGGCCGTTTCGTAGGGCAGCCGATCTTCCTAGCCGTCATCCTCACGTTTGTCTTGCTCTGGGCGTGTTTGAACTCGATGCTCAGTGCGCTTAACGTGGTGCAGTTTGATCCGGCCCCATACATTTACCTGCAGGGCATCGTCGGCCTCACGGCGTTACTGACGGCGACCGTTGTTCTGACCAAGCAGAATCGACTCGAGAAGCTTGCCGCTCAGCGCGCGCACCTGGACCTCAAAGTCACGCTGCTCACTGAGCAGAAAGCGGCCAAGCTGATCGATCTGATCGAAGAACTGCGGCGCGACTTGCCCAATGTGCGAGATCGCCATGACCCGGATGCCGCCGCGCTGCAAAAGTCCATGAATCCAGAGCGGGTGCTGGCGGCACTGGACGAACACAGCGATCCCGCGAATCGCCCTTGA
- a CDS encoding lmo0937 family membrane protein, whose protein sequence is MLEMIAVVLVVMWLLGLVTSYTMGGFIHILLVIAVVVILVRLIGGRRV, encoded by the coding sequence ATGCTTGAAATGATTGCAGTCGTACTCGTCGTGATGTGGCTCCTCGGGCTGGTCACGTCCTACACCATGGGTGGATTCATTCACATCCTTCTGGTTATCGCGGTTGTCGTGATCCTGGTCCGTTTGATTGGCGGTCGCCGCGTTTAG
- a CDS encoding PRC-barrel domain-containing protein has product MNYEERDALGMYKRSMSNGVGPSVRRGPGPYLMGANTLVGNDVYNVDGEDLGDIKEIMLDMRTGQVSYAVLAFGGFLGMGDKLFAVPWEALKLDTENQRFVLRVDKDRLKTAPGFNKDQWPDMADAKWEQGIRSYYDAKPPLETPLS; this is encoded by the coding sequence ATGAACTACGAAGAACGCGATGCGCTTGGCATGTACAAAAGATCAATGAGCAATGGAGTTGGCCCCAGCGTGCGCCGCGGTCCCGGCCCGTATCTAATGGGAGCCAATACACTTGTCGGCAACGATGTCTACAACGTTGACGGTGAAGACCTGGGTGACATCAAGGAGATCATGCTCGACATGCGAACTGGCCAGGTCAGCTACGCGGTACTGGCCTTCGGAGGCTTCCTGGGGATGGGCGACAAGCTGTTTGCCGTACCGTGGGAGGCGCTCAAACTGGATACCGAGAACCAGCGTTTTGTGCTGCGGGTAGACAAAGACCGCCTCAAGACGGCGCCGGGATTCAACAAGGACCAGTGGCCGGACATGGCTGATGCAAAGTGGGAACAAGGCATCCGCTCCTACTACGACGCGAAGCCGCCGCTCGAAACGCCGCTTTCCTGA
- a CDS encoding DUF2789 domain-containing protein: MESHIHSMANLFSQLGLPAEPADIERFISASRPLGGGITVECAPFWSEAQRVFLKEQIILDADWAGVIDELNSRLSK; encoded by the coding sequence ATGGAATCCCACATTCATTCGATGGCTAACCTGTTTTCCCAACTAGGGTTGCCCGCAGAGCCCGCCGACATCGAGCGCTTCATTTCAGCCAGCCGCCCTCTCGGCGGTGGCATCACCGTTGAATGCGCGCCATTCTGGTCTGAGGCACAGAGGGTGTTCCTGAAAGAGCAGATCATTCTCGATGCCGATTGGGCGGGTGTTATCGACGAACTGAACTCACGTTTGTCGAAATAG